A portion of the Tachyglossus aculeatus isolate mTacAcu1 chromosome 12 unlocalized genomic scaffold, mTacAcu1.pri SUPER_6_unloc_2, whole genome shotgun sequence genome contains these proteins:
- the LOC119921375 gene encoding olfactory receptor 1-like, which produces MEMENESHITEFILLGLPTPPGQQELCFMLFLALYFVTIVGNLLTVMAISTDSHLHSPMYFFLANLSCADVCFSSTTVPKMLANMQTHNPAISYTGCLSQIYFFLLFGDLDNFLFAVMAYDRYVTICRPLSYVTTMSPRLSALMVVTCWVLTAVYTLVHTLLVARLSFCTDRVVPHFFCDLSSLLHLSCSDTSVNKLVIGYRHCRGSSGGGTFSGILVSYTHIFCAVLRVPSAISTCGSHLAVVSLFYGTVIGLYLCPSPNHSAEQVSVVAVLYTVVTPLLNPFTYSLHNCDLLQALCRTLSMFCRRKAL; this is translated from the coding sequence ATGGAGATGGAGAACGAGAGCCACATCACTGAGTTCATCCTGCTGGGGCTACCCACCCCGCCAGGGCAACAGGAGCTGTGCTTCATGCTGTTCCTGGCTCTGTACTTTGTCACCATAGTGGGGAACCTGCTAACCGTCATGGCCATCAGCACCGACTCACACCTCcactcccccatgtacttctttctcgcCAACCTATCCTGTGCTGACgtctgcttctcctccaccaccgtccccaagatgctggccaaCATGCAGACACACAACCCAGCCATCTCCTACACTGGATGCCTGAGCCAGATCTACTTTTTCCTGTTATTTGGGGATCTGGACAATTTCCTTTTTGCCGTAATGGCATATGACCGCTATGTAACTATCTGCCGGCCCCTGAGTTATGTCACAACCATGAGCCCCCGGCTTTCTGCACTGATGGTGGTCACCTGCTGGGTCCTCACTGCTGTCTATACTCTGGTCCACACCCTCCTGGTGGCTCGGTTATCCTTCTGCACAGATAGGGTGGTCCCACACTTCTTCTGTGACCTATCCAGTCTGCTGCAtctctcctgctctgacacctCTGTCAATAAACTGGTTATTGGTTATCGTCACTGTAGGGGGAGCAGTGGTGGTGGGACCTTTTCTGGCATCCTGGTCTCCTACACCCACATCTTCTGTGCAGTCCTGAGGGTGCCATCTGCCATCTCCACTTGTGGCTCCCACTTGGCCGTGGTGTCCCTTTTCTATGGGACCGTAATCGGCCTTTACCTGTGCCCCTCCCCTAACCACTCAGCGGAGCAGGTCTCTGTGGTGGCTGTGCTGTATACGGTAGTAACCCCATTGCTCAACCCCTTCACCTACAGCCTGCACAACTGTGACCTGCTCCAGGCACTGTGCCGGACCCTGAGCATGTTCTGCCGAAGAAAAGCTCTCTGA